The nucleotide sequence TTGGTAATGACGCGGTAACCGCTCTCTTTCACATCGACCTTTTCGACCACTTCCTGGATAAATGCAGTCATAGCGGCCATCATCTCCGGCGTCACGTCGTTGAAGCTGTCAACGTGGGTTTTGGGAATGGCGAGCACATGGACCGGGGCCTTGGGGTTGATGTCGTGGAAGGCGATAAAATCGTCGCTTTCATGCACCGTGTTGGCACTCAGTTCATTGTTGGCGATTTTGCAGAAAAGACACATGAATGTTCCTTGAAAGAGCGTTTTTGTGATTGTAGCATAGAAGCCTTTGAGGCTGACAGATAACGGTTAATTCGGCCCATTAGCGGGGCTTTTAAATCTCTTTGGATACAATACGCGCAAGATACATGGGGGTCTCCCCCCGGGAAGGAGCCACGGTTGCAGGAGTGGTATGACGCCATTGCGTCGGCGCAGAGTGTCGACAAGCTTGAAGAGATCCGTATTGCGGTGTTCGGGAAAAAAGGGGTGCTCGCGGCTGAGTTCGCGAAGATGAAGTCCGTTCCCAGCGAGGAGAAGGGGGCTTTTGCCAAGGAGCTGAACGAGCATAAGGCCGGTCTGACCGAGGCCTTCAATGCCCGTAGAGAGATCCTGGCCCTCGAGGCGCTCGAGGCGGGTATGAAAGCGGAGGCGATCGACGTCACGCTGTTCGGACGCGGGAGCGAACGCGGTGCGCTGCACCCGGTGATGCAGACGATGGACCGCATCGTCGAATATTTTGTCGCCATGAACTTCTCGGTCAAAACCGGGCCGATGGTCGAAGATGATTTCCACAACTTCGAGGCGCTGAACCTGCCCAAGTACCACCCGGCACGTGACATGCAGGATACGTTTTATTTCAAAGACGAGATGCTGCTGCGTACCCACACCTCCCCGGTACAGATCCGCACGATGAAGCGCGAGAAGCCGCCGATCCGCATGATCGCGCCGGGTGCCGTATTCCGCCGCGACTACGACCTGACGCACACCCCGATGTTCCACCAGGTCGAGGGGCTCCTCGTCGACGAAGAGGGCAAGGTCTCCTTCGCGAACCTGAAGTTCATCCTCGAGGACTTCCTCAAGTACATGTTCGGCGATGTCGAAGTCCGCTTCCGCCCGAGCTTCTTTCCGTTCACGGAACCGTCCGCGGAAGTCGATATCAGCTGTATCTTCTGCGGCGGCGACGGCTGCCGCGTCTGTTCGAAGACAGGCTGGCTGGAAGTCCTGGGGTGCGGGATCGTCGATCCCAACGTCTTCAAGGCGGTCGGCTATGAAAACGTCAGCGGCTATGCCTTCGGCCTCGGCGTGGAGCGTTTTGCGATGCTGATCCACCGTATCGGGGATCTGCGGTCGCTGTTTGAGGGCGATATCAGACTTCTGGAGCAGTTCAAATGATTGTCACACGCCACTGGCTGAACGAATGGATCGACCTTTCCGACATTACGACGGAGCAACTGGCCAAGACCTTCAATGCGATCGGTCTGGAAGTCGACAGGGTTGAATCGTTCCGGATCCCCGAAAAGATCGTCGTCGGGCGAGTCGCGGCATGCGAAAGACACCCGGACGCGGACAAGCTC is from Sulfurimonas sp. HSL-1656 and encodes:
- the pheS gene encoding phenylalanine--tRNA ligase subunit alpha → MQEWYDAIASAQSVDKLEEIRIAVFGKKGVLAAEFAKMKSVPSEEKGAFAKELNEHKAGLTEAFNARREILALEALEAGMKAEAIDVTLFGRGSERGALHPVMQTMDRIVEYFVAMNFSVKTGPMVEDDFHNFEALNLPKYHPARDMQDTFYFKDEMLLRTHTSPVQIRTMKREKPPIRMIAPGAVFRRDYDLTHTPMFHQVEGLLVDEEGKVSFANLKFILEDFLKYMFGDVEVRFRPSFFPFTEPSAEVDISCIFCGGDGCRVCSKTGWLEVLGCGIVDPNVFKAVGYENVSGYAFGLGVERFAMLIHRIGDLRSLFEGDIRLLEQFK
- a CDS encoding histidine triad nucleotide-binding protein — protein: MCLFCKIANNELSANTVHESDDFIAFHDINPKAPVHVLAIPKTHVDSFNDVTPEMMAAMTAFIQEVVEKVDVKESGYRVITNIGENGGQEVKHLHFHVLGGARLRWGHFADADPKDFL